From Mucilaginibacter rubeus, a single genomic window includes:
- a CDS encoding phage tail sheath C-terminal domain-containing protein — MAYKTPGVYVQEIALFPPSVAQVETAIPAFIGFTAFALTPEGKSLVNVPTRIKSLLEFESLFGGAYVPATIKVTVNPANNQILGVASDKRFHLYVSLRQYFDNGGGPCYIVSVGDFSSAVTAPPISGGIDTLTAEDEPTLILFPDAVELLSAGNPDLVAFSNLQTKALGLCATMQDRFSILDVLQGDKRQDVTNKPIDNFRSSIGINNLNYGAAYYPWIITSYDVNVDFRQLEFWNNASPSVKITNYDSFSKSPAEKALVTNLQNAGKDTDKVISFVFSAAADATALRVNGIDAVKAKLTALANNIAQNVTPDVQLAAYLDLLAAIVTAGKKAKDAPVGALYGNDIDALSKDAKLEAAITNLIAYEKNAKVAANTTAGRNPTPVYSVLDNTPWVANSNYAAIAANADNFTKDAAGALSIVQALSDTVATILTGFGGLLNGALFYENLAEQALFSGNVFFGAANSAVTLKMSTIPPSGAIAGVYANVDGTRGVWKAPANVSLNNVIGPAVKIDNSDQDDMNVTATGKSINAIRAFAGRGTLVWGARTLTGNDNEWRYIPVRRFFIMVEESVKKATYPFVFENNDANTWTKVRVMIQNFLTLQWRAGALQGAKPEDAFFVHVGLNETMTALDILEGRMIVEIGMAVVRPAEFIILRFSHKMQES, encoded by the coding sequence ATGGCTTATAAAACACCCGGAGTTTACGTGCAGGAAATTGCACTGTTTCCGCCATCAGTTGCCCAGGTTGAAACCGCTATACCAGCCTTTATCGGCTTTACGGCCTTTGCATTAACGCCCGAAGGAAAATCCTTGGTGAACGTACCAACCCGAATAAAATCATTGCTGGAGTTTGAAAGCTTATTTGGTGGGGCCTATGTACCGGCAACTATAAAAGTTACTGTTAACCCGGCTAACAACCAGATCCTGGGCGTAGCATCCGACAAACGGTTTCACCTGTATGTATCGCTACGGCAGTATTTTGATAATGGTGGAGGTCCATGTTACATCGTTTCCGTTGGCGATTTTTCCTCTGCGGTAACAGCGCCGCCGATATCAGGGGGTATTGATACCCTTACTGCGGAAGATGAGCCAACACTCATCCTGTTTCCCGACGCGGTTGAACTGCTAAGTGCCGGCAATCCGGATTTAGTTGCGTTCAGCAATTTGCAAACAAAAGCTTTGGGACTTTGCGCTACTATGCAGGACCGGTTTTCGATACTTGACGTGCTGCAGGGCGATAAACGCCAGGATGTTACCAATAAGCCAATAGATAATTTCCGCAGCTCAATAGGCATCAATAACCTTAACTATGGCGCGGCTTATTATCCATGGATTATCACAAGTTACGATGTTAATGTAGATTTCAGGCAACTGGAGTTCTGGAATAATGCTTCACCATCAGTAAAGATCACCAACTACGATAGCTTTTCAAAAAGTCCTGCTGAGAAGGCCTTGGTAACTAACCTTCAAAATGCCGGTAAAGATACCGATAAGGTAATAAGCTTTGTTTTTAGCGCTGCCGCAGATGCAACCGCGCTGAGGGTAAATGGTATCGATGCTGTAAAGGCTAAGTTAACTGCGCTGGCCAATAACATTGCTCAAAATGTAACTCCGGATGTGCAATTAGCTGCCTACCTTGATTTATTAGCGGCAATAGTAACAGCCGGTAAAAAGGCTAAGGATGCACCGGTTGGCGCATTATATGGCAACGATATTGACGCGTTAAGCAAAGATGCTAAACTTGAAGCAGCCATTACCAACCTCATTGCCTACGAAAAAAACGCGAAGGTAGCTGCTAACACAACTGCCGGCCGTAACCCAACACCTGTTTATTCGGTATTGGATAATACGCCCTGGGTTGCCAACTCAAATTATGCTGCAATAGCTGCCAACGCCGATAATTTTACCAAAGATGCTGCCGGAGCGCTTTCAATTGTACAGGCGCTGAGTGATACCGTTGCTACCATTTTAACAGGTTTTGGCGGTTTACTTAACGGTGCTCTGTTTTACGAAAATCTTGCCGAGCAGGCGCTGTTTTCAGGAAACGTATTTTTTGGTGCGGCCAACTCGGCAGTAACACTTAAGATGAGCACCATTCCTCCGTCAGGAGCAATCGCCGGGGTTTATGCTAACGTTGACGGCACACGCGGTGTTTGGAAAGCACCTGCCAACGTGAGCCTGAACAATGTGATTGGCCCCGCTGTAAAAATTGACAACAGCGACCAGGACGATATGAACGTTACGGCTACCGGTAAGTCAATCAACGCTATCAGGGCATTTGCTGGCCGGGGTACATTGGTTTGGGGCGCGCGTACCTTAACAGGTAATGATAACGAATGGCGCTACATCCCGGTTAGACGATTCTTCATCATGGTTGAAGAATCGGTTAAAAAAGCGACTTATCCTTTCGTTTTCGAAAATAACGACGCCAACACCTGGACTAAGGTTAGGGTAATGATCCAGAACTTTTTAACGCTGCAATGGCGTGCCGGTGCCTTACAAGGCGCTAAGCCGGAAGACGCGTTTTTTGTTCACGTTGGCCTTAACGAAACCATGACCGCGCTTGACATTCTGGAAGGGCGTATGATAGTTGAAATAGGTATGGCTGTAGTAAGGCCTGCCGAGTTCATCATTCTTCGCTTTTCGCACAAAATGCAGGAGAGTTAA
- a CDS encoding phage tail sheath family protein, protein MATTYKTPGVYVEEIPLLPPSVAEVETAIPAFIGYTQNISYNGASLQYNPVRIKSLKEYEQIFGFAENTLFTTTGTATGIKIKKAAGVFSFDAAVDDPYAALKFRMYYCLQLYFANGGGPCYIVSAGQTGAAVAVDKTLLTNALAAVQKEDEPTILLFTDAATLTAPADYYGLFTAALAQAAFLQDRVVLIDPYVAVADKGKKAFGDIATAFRTAIGVNNLSYGAAYYPWLQTSINYFSDESKQLIVTGTGVTATDFPATAVLRDDNNTANSIYHINSDLYNYIKQQTGLFSVILPPASAIAGVYASVDNTRGVWKAPANVSLNMVVAPMVKIDDSDQEDMNVTSTGKSVNAIRAFSGKGVLVWGARTLAGNDNEWRYISVRRFFNMVEESVKNSTQPFVFEPNDGNTWAKVRGMIANFLILQWRAGALQGAKPEDAFFVHVGLGETMTSLDILEGRLIVEVGMAVVRPAEFIILRFSHKMVQS, encoded by the coding sequence ATGGCAACAACATACAAAACTCCGGGTGTTTATGTGGAAGAAATTCCGCTCCTACCTCCATCGGTAGCCGAGGTTGAAACGGCTATCCCGGCCTTTATAGGCTACACACAAAACATTAGCTATAACGGGGCGTCGCTGCAGTACAACCCTGTCAGGATCAAATCGCTTAAGGAATATGAGCAGATCTTTGGTTTTGCCGAAAATACCTTGTTCACCACAACCGGTACAGCAACAGGTATCAAAATCAAGAAAGCGGCGGGTGTGTTTTCATTTGATGCCGCGGTTGATGATCCCTATGCAGCACTGAAATTCAGGATGTACTATTGCCTGCAGCTTTATTTTGCCAATGGTGGTGGCCCATGCTATATCGTATCGGCAGGGCAAACAGGCGCGGCCGTTGCAGTTGACAAAACCTTACTTACAAACGCGCTTGCCGCTGTTCAGAAAGAAGATGAGCCAACCATCCTGCTATTTACCGATGCTGCAACCCTTACCGCCCCGGCAGATTATTACGGTTTGTTTACCGCTGCACTGGCCCAGGCTGCATTTTTACAGGATAGGGTTGTGCTTATTGATCCGTACGTAGCTGTTGCCGATAAAGGTAAAAAAGCTTTCGGTGATATCGCTACCGCTTTCCGTACAGCTATAGGGGTTAATAACCTTAGTTATGGCGCGGCATATTACCCATGGCTGCAAACCAGTATCAATTATTTCAGCGATGAAAGCAAGCAGCTGATTGTTACAGGCACAGGCGTTACCGCTACAGATTTTCCCGCTACGGCAGTGCTGCGTGATGACAATAATACAGCCAATTCCATTTATCATATAAACAGCGATCTGTATAACTATATCAAACAGCAAACCGGCCTGTTCTCGGTTATTTTGCCTCCGGCGTCAGCAATAGCAGGTGTATATGCCTCTGTTGATAATACCCGTGGTGTTTGGAAAGCCCCGGCAAATGTAAGTCTGAATATGGTTGTGGCCCCAATGGTGAAAATTGATGACTCCGACCAGGAAGATATGAACGTTACCAGTACCGGTAAATCGGTAAATGCTATCAGGGCGTTTTCTGGTAAAGGTGTATTGGTTTGGGGAGCACGTACGCTGGCCGGTAATGATAATGAATGGCGCTACATATCGGTGAGGCGTTTCTTTAACATGGTTGAAGAATCGGTTAAAAACTCAACTCAGCCCTTTGTATTTGAGCCCAATGATGGCAACACCTGGGCGAAGGTACGTGGCATGATAGCCAACTTTTTAATACTGCAATGGCGCGCGGGTGCCTTACAGGGCGCTAAACCCGAAGATGCATTCTTTGTACACGTTGGCCTTGGCGAAACCATGACCTCGCTTGATATATTGGAGGGCAGGCTCATTGTTGAAGTGGGCATGGCTGTGGTTCGTCCGGCAGAGTTCATTATTCTTCGCTTCAGTCATAAAATGGTTCAATCTTAA
- a CDS encoding DUF4255 domain-containing protein: MAITVRTLARYLTEMPNFGITSAAKLQPTYKHLFIMIYQTLSFLTEQLNNYLKTTDGNSGLSSTFTQLKNVAHLSDDEIKGLENILVTLVNLSEEFTMKNMPNYVRNGDDINYRNAPMYLNLYVLFSACLYSSYEKSLIFLSHIVEFFQGKNTFTQQNSPTTKVGLGDFRLILDIYSPTFEQANYLWSTLGGKQFPYVLYRVRLVEILRDNVTESRGIIKKIELSDKLS, translated from the coding sequence GTGGCAATTACCGTGCGTACACTTGCACGTTACTTAACAGAGATGCCCAACTTTGGTATAACATCAGCAGCCAAACTGCAGCCAACCTATAAACATCTATTTATCATGATTTACCAAACGTTAAGTTTTTTAACTGAGCAGTTGAACAACTACCTCAAAACAACCGATGGAAACAGCGGGCTCAGTTCAACTTTTACCCAGCTTAAAAATGTGGCCCATCTGAGCGATGATGAGATCAAGGGGCTGGAAAATATCCTGGTAACACTGGTAAATCTTTCTGAAGAGTTTACCATGAAAAACATGCCCAATTACGTACGTAATGGCGATGACATCAACTACCGCAACGCGCCTATGTACCTTAACTTATATGTTTTGTTCTCGGCTTGTTTATACTCTTCCTACGAAAAATCCCTGATCTTCCTGTCGCACATCGTTGAGTTTTTTCAGGGGAAGAACACTTTTACCCAGCAAAACAGCCCGACTACAAAAGTTGGCCTCGGCGATTTTCGCCTCATACTTGACATTTACTCGCCCACATTTGAGCAAGCCAACTACCTGTGGAGCACGCTGGGCGGTAAACAATTTCCCTATGTATTATACCGTGTACGGCTGGTTGAAATACTGCGCGATAATGTAACCGAATCACGTGGTATCATTAAAAAGATAGAACTAAGCGATAAACTGAGTTGA
- a CDS encoding FMN-dependent NADH-azoreductase, producing MKILHLISSPQGEASFSVKLGNAIVNEIQSAHPDNTLTTHDLTATPFPHLEEAHLTSFYTPEEKRTPELVEAVKHSDEAIAEIMNADAIVIDTPMYNFGIPSTLKTWIDHIARAGKTFSYGEKGPEGLVKNKKVYLAISSGGIYSEGFMKAYDFTEPYLRAVLGFMGMTDIKTFRVEGVKMPGLQETALDKAIQAIEL from the coding sequence ATGAAAATATTACATCTCATCAGCAGCCCTCAGGGCGAAGCATCATTCAGCGTAAAATTGGGCAATGCCATTGTTAACGAAATACAATCGGCCCATCCGGATAATACTTTAACCACCCATGATTTAACCGCTACGCCATTTCCTCACCTGGAAGAAGCGCACCTTACTTCTTTTTATACCCCCGAAGAAAAAAGGACACCGGAACTTGTTGAAGCCGTTAAGCACTCGGACGAGGCGATTGCCGAAATCATGAACGCCGATGCTATAGTTATCGATACACCGATGTACAACTTTGGCATTCCATCTACTTTAAAAACATGGATAGACCATATAGCCCGCGCAGGTAAAACTTTCAGCTATGGCGAGAAAGGACCTGAAGGCCTGGTTAAAAACAAGAAAGTGTACCTGGCCATTTCATCTGGCGGTATATACTCAGAAGGTTTTATGAAAGCATATGACTTTACCGAGCCTTATTTAAGGGCGGTTTTAGGCTTTATGGGTATGACCGACATCAAAACCTTCAGGGTTGAAGGCGTAAAAATGCCGGGCTTACAGGAAACGGCTTTAGATAAAGCCATACAGGCTATTGAACTTTAA
- a CDS encoding metallophosphoesterase family protein, whose protein sequence is MLIFAGIMEQMALISSLKHTSPVIKKDQPDDSYKFQPLPEPSGSYPYHLSVQDVISDIAGNKMVFHMVGDTGSIRNPGSQRRIAGLMAAQYETLSGKDQPKFLYHLGDVVYNYGEAQNYYDQFFEPYSLYPAPIFAIAGNHDSDVNPAAAMPYQSLDAFTTVFCDTVSRPVMLSRKIDRKSMPQPNIYWTMDTPLATIIGLHTNVPKYGIVTREQRDWFMDELRAADMQRPDKAVILCMHHAPYSADINHGASLPMIDFLEGVFEETGIRPDIVFSGHVHNYQRFSKQYADLTVMPYIVAGTGGFDELHPIALTDNEGFTADDTRFDGVSLESNCDTRHGFLKIAIERDNRGLILNGEYYTVADEDEHTAVLTDNFTVRI, encoded by the coding sequence TTGCTTATTTTTGCAGGTATTATGGAGCAAATGGCTTTAATTTCTTCATTAAAACATACCAGCCCGGTTATCAAAAAAGATCAGCCGGATGATAGCTATAAATTTCAACCCCTGCCAGAGCCATCAGGCTCTTATCCATATCATTTATCGGTACAAGATGTCATATCGGATATCGCCGGTAATAAAATGGTTTTTCATATGGTGGGGGATACCGGTAGCATTCGCAATCCCGGTTCGCAAAGGCGGATAGCAGGCTTAATGGCTGCACAGTATGAAACGCTTTCGGGTAAGGATCAGCCTAAGTTTTTATACCATTTGGGCGATGTTGTTTACAACTATGGCGAAGCTCAAAACTATTATGATCAGTTTTTTGAACCTTATAGCCTGTACCCCGCACCTATATTCGCCATTGCCGGCAATCATGATAGCGATGTAAATCCGGCTGCCGCCATGCCATATCAAAGTCTGGATGCATTTACCACCGTGTTTTGTGATACTGTTTCGCGTCCGGTAATGCTGAGCCGCAAGATAGACCGCAAAAGCATGCCTCAGCCCAATATTTATTGGACAATGGATACCCCGCTGGCAACCATCATCGGTTTACATACCAATGTACCTAAATACGGCATTGTTACCCGCGAACAGCGCGACTGGTTTATGGATGAGCTAAGAGCTGCCGATATGCAACGGCCGGATAAAGCCGTTATCCTCTGCATGCACCATGCTCCTTATTCGGCAGATATTAATCATGGTGCCAGTTTGCCAATGATCGATTTCCTGGAAGGTGTTTTTGAGGAGACCGGCATCCGCCCTGATATTGTTTTTAGCGGACACGTACATAACTACCAGCGTTTCAGTAAGCAATATGCCGATTTAACGGTAATGCCCTATATTGTTGCCGGTACAGGAGGCTTTGATGAGTTACATCCTATTGCCCTGACAGATAATGAGGGTTTTACAGCAGATGATACGCGATTTGATGGTGTAAGTCTTGAAAGTAACTGCGATACCCGACATGGCTTTTTAAAGATTGCTATTGAGCGCGATAACAGGGGATTAATTTTAAACGGGGAGTATTATACCGTAGCGGATGAAGATGAACATACTGCTGTTTTGACGGACAACTTTACAGTCAGGATCTGA
- a CDS encoding protease, with protein MKNYKIILSAALFTLSACSVNHVKNTSTSSDSAKNQSLAVSPGLFAKMQIKPTIKAGEAVELKFTVYNDADTARQFCKWHTPFEPLMSKYLDVKDASGQEMLYKGAMAKRIMPPPASSYIKINPKDSLSVIVDLLKAYDISKPSKYTVIYVGQNMSGLTVRDSVEFVYGGK; from the coding sequence ATGAAAAACTACAAAATAATCTTATCTGCAGCGTTGTTTACCTTATCGGCATGCAGCGTTAACCATGTAAAAAACACTTCTACCAGTTCCGATTCTGCTAAAAATCAAAGTCTCGCCGTAAGCCCAGGCCTGTTTGCCAAAATGCAAATAAAACCCACAATTAAAGCCGGAGAGGCTGTTGAACTTAAATTCACGGTTTATAACGATGCCGATACTGCCCGTCAGTTTTGCAAATGGCATACACCATTTGAGCCGCTTATGAGCAAATACCTTGATGTGAAAGATGCAAGCGGCCAGGAAATGTTATACAAAGGCGCAATGGCAAAAAGAATAATGCCGCCACCTGCCAGCAGCTATATTAAAATAAATCCAAAGGATAGCCTGTCAGTAATTGTTGACCTGTTAAAGGCCTATGATATTAGCAAACCATCAAAATACACTGTAATTTACGTAGGGCAAAATATGAGCGGCCTTACAGTGAGAGATAGTGTAGAATTTGTTTATGGGGGGAAATAA
- a CDS encoding sugar phosphate isomerase/epimerase family protein — protein sequence MSNLNRRQVLKAIGLTAGAAVLSEAGATAAPIAPKTGNGFVYSLNMSTIRGHNLGFVKELEVAAKAGFTSVEIWIDTLQTYLQGGGSLTEAKKIIDGLGLKIEDAIGFAPWLVDDEATRKKGLEQLQQEMEILAKIGCHRIAAPPAGMTKGPVLDLDVITERYFTILKMGEQTGVMPQLEMWGGSQNLKHISQVLYVAVQCGNPNARILLDVFHVFKGQSAVESLNYVGHHALDIFHVNDYPAGISPEQISEPDRIYCGDGIAPLKQILQIVKNHERPLVISFEVFNKNYYAQDALTVAKTALAKMKAAAS from the coding sequence ATGAGCAATTTAAACCGCAGGCAAGTGTTAAAAGCAATAGGGTTAACGGCCGGTGCCGCTGTTTTAAGCGAAGCCGGTGCAACAGCGGCTCCTATTGCGCCAAAAACGGGTAATGGCTTTGTTTACTCGTTAAACATGAGCACCATTCGCGGGCATAACCTTGGTTTTGTTAAGGAACTTGAAGTAGCTGCCAAAGCGGGCTTTACTTCTGTTGAAATCTGGATAGATACGCTGCAGACCTATCTGCAGGGTGGTGGTTCACTAACTGAAGCCAAAAAGATCATAGACGGGCTTGGGCTTAAAATTGAAGACGCGATAGGTTTTGCCCCCTGGCTGGTTGACGACGAGGCAACCCGGAAAAAGGGTTTGGAACAATTGCAGCAGGAAATGGAAATATTGGCTAAAATAGGCTGCCATCGCATAGCAGCTCCACCCGCAGGCATGACCAAAGGCCCGGTACTTGATCTGGATGTGATAACCGAACGTTATTTTACCATCCTGAAAATGGGCGAACAAACCGGCGTTATGCCGCAGTTGGAGATGTGGGGAGGTTCGCAAAATCTCAAGCATATAAGCCAGGTTCTTTATGTGGCTGTGCAGTGCGGAAATCCCAATGCCCGTATTTTGCTTGATGTGTTCCATGTTTTTAAGGGCCAATCGGCAGTGGAGAGCCTGAACTATGTTGGGCATCATGCGTTGGATATTTTTCATGTAAACGATTATCCCGCAGGGATCAGTCCGGAGCAGATCTCGGAACCGGACAGGATCTATTGCGGTGATGGTATCGCGCCACTTAAGCAGATCCTGCAAATAGTTAAAAACCACGAACGGCCACTGGTGATCTCGTTCGAGGTTTTCAATAAAAATTATTATGCTCAGGATGCTTTAACGGTGGCTAAAACCGCATTGGCGAAAATGAAGGCGGCGGCTTCTTAA
- a CDS encoding sugar phosphate isomerase/epimerase family protein, whose product MKKKILFIALSAAMALGQNKASAQSKPLFTDAIGVQAYTFRSSMPKATAAVLDTIKSLGITEIEGEGPKGMPPEEFRKMCDDRGISIPSTGAGYDAIVNDPGSVIKLAKILGAKYVMVAWIPHGKEFTLDDAKKAVTDFNRVGKILSEAGLTFCYHNHGYEFGPYNDGTLFDYIAQNTNPKYVSFEIDILWSFHGGQDPAALINKYPSRMKLMHLKDIRKGVANDLTGGTDTKNDVALGTGQIDIPEVLKAAKKAGIKHYFIEDESPSYSEQLPVTIAYLKGLKD is encoded by the coding sequence ATGAAAAAAAAAATCTTATTTATTGCTCTTTCAGCCGCTATGGCCTTGGGGCAAAACAAAGCGTCGGCACAAAGCAAGCCACTGTTTACCGATGCCATAGGTGTACAGGCCTACACATTTCGCAGCAGTATGCCTAAGGCAACGGCTGCAGTATTGGATACAATAAAATCATTAGGCATTACCGAAATTGAAGGTGAAGGCCCCAAAGGCATGCCGCCTGAGGAATTCAGGAAGATGTGCGATGATCGTGGAATTAGTATCCCATCTACAGGGGCAGGATACGATGCTATAGTAAATGATCCGGGCAGTGTAATTAAGCTGGCAAAAATATTGGGCGCTAAATACGTAATGGTTGCCTGGATTCCGCATGGTAAGGAGTTTACTTTAGATGACGCCAAAAAAGCTGTTACAGATTTTAACCGCGTGGGCAAGATTTTGAGTGAAGCCGGTTTAACCTTCTGCTACCATAATCATGGTTATGAGTTTGGCCCATACAATGACGGCACGCTGTTCGATTATATAGCCCAAAACACCAATCCGAAATATGTTTCGTTTGAGATAGATATCTTGTGGTCATTCCATGGCGGGCAGGATCCGGCCGCGCTTATCAATAAATACCCTTCGCGTATGAAACTGATGCACCTGAAAGATATACGCAAGGGAGTAGCTAATGATTTAACAGGGGGCACCGACACTAAAAATGATGTAGCCTTAGGTACCGGTCAGATTGATATTCCTGAAGTGTTGAAAGCCGCTAAAAAGGCTGGTATTAAACATTATTTTATTGAGGATGAAAGTCCGTCATATAGTGAGCAGTTGCCGGTTACCATTGCCTATCTGAAAGGTTTGAAGGATTAA